DNA sequence from the Streptomyces sp. NBC_01497 genome:
GGCAGCCGGTCCGTCCTCGCCCGCCTCTACCCCGACGCGCTGGTCGTGGACGGCGACGATGCCGCCGTCCTCGGCCTCAACGCCGTCAGCGACGGCCTGCACGTCCTGCTGCCGACCGCCGCGACCGGGCTCCTGCGGCCCCTGCGTGAGCGGGGGTTCGAGCCGATCGGCCTCGACCTGTCGGAGCTGCTGAAGGGCGGCGGCAGCGTGAAGTGCTGCACGCAGGAGCTACGCATCTGAGTCGCCCGCGGACCCCGGCTCCCCGGGGGTGTGACGGGGCGGCGGCCACGCGTCGCCCCAGTCCGTGTCCCGCGCCGCCCGGTACAGCGCGCCGTGGCGCTTCGTCACCGTCTCGCGGCGCAGTCCGTCCTCCACCGTGCACAGGTCCAGCAGCACCTGCCCCTTCCTGAGCTGTGGCCTGCGCACGACCCGGGCCGGCGCCGGCGCGGGGGAGAGCCCACCGGCGGCGGCATCCGCGTGCCCGCCGTCCGTCCCGCCCTCGTCGTCGCCGCCCGCGCGCACCGCCGCCACGTAGCTGAACTTCTCGTCCTCGTACGGCAGTGAGCCGCCCTTGACCTGCCGGTGCAGCGAGGACCTGCCGACCCGTGCCGCGAAGTGGCACCAGTCGGCGCCGCGCTCGATCGGGCAGGCGCCGTCGTGCGGGCACGGCGCCGCGACGGTGAAGCCCGCCGCGATCAGCAGGTCGCGTGCCGCCATGATCCGCTCGTACCCGTCCGGGGTGCCCGGCTCCACGATCACCACCGCCCGCGCGGCCCGTGCCGCGCCCGCCACCAGCGCCTCGCGGTCGGGCGGCGCCAGCTCCTTGAGTACGTAGCCGACGGTGAGCAGGTCGCTCGGCGGCAGCTCCCCGCCCTGCGCACCGATCCGGGCCCGCCGCCACGCGGTACCCACGAGCGCGGGCACGCCCGCCGCCAGGTCCCTGCCCACCGCGAGCGCGGGCTCCGCCCAGTCGAGGACCGTCGTCGGCCGCCCGCCGGGCCAGATCGCGCCCGCCGCCCAGACGGCGGCGCCGGTACCGCCGCCGACGTCCAGGTGGCTGCGCGGGGCCCAGCCGGGTGCCGCGTCGGCGAGGGCGCCGAGGGCCGCCCGTACGGCCTCGAAGGTGGCCGGCATCCGGTACGCGGCGTACGCGGCGGCGTCGGACGCGTCGCGCAGCACGGGCGTGTGGGTGGGGGTGGTGCCCCGGTACGTGGCGATCAGCCGGTCGACTGCCGCCGCCGCCCGCGCAGGCGGCAGTCCGTCCAGCAGGCCGGCGAGTGCGCCGCGCAGGGTTCCTGAGGTGGGGAGGATCGCGTTCACCGCGGAATTCTAGACTCGTGGCGTACGGCGCGGGCACGACGAGTACCGCGACGGGGACACGGCACGGAGAGGGCGGCGGGTGGCGGTGGCAGGTGGGGACCGTGCGGGAACGGGCGACGGCGGCACGGACGGGGGCGCGCCGGCGGCGGGCCGCCCGGTGACGGCGGGCGGCGGGAACGGCCGCCCGGCGCACGGGGCGGACGGGGGCGGGGCGCCGCACCCGGCGGGCGCCACCGGCTCCCTCGACGTCACCGCCCGGCTGCGCCCGCCGGGCGGCCCGGGGACACCCCCCGCGCCGGGCCGCTC
Encoded proteins:
- a CDS encoding small ribosomal subunit Rsm22 family protein, which produces MNAILPTSGTLRGALAGLLDGLPPARAAAAVDRLIATYRGTTPTHTPVLRDASDAAAYAAYRMPATFEAVRAALGALADAAPGWAPRSHLDVGGGTGAAVWAAGAIWPGGRPTTVLDWAEPALAVGRDLAAGVPALVGTAWRRARIGAQGGELPPSDLLTVGYVLKELAPPDREALVAGAARAARAVVIVEPGTPDGYERIMAARDLLIAAGFTVAAPCPHDGACPIERGADWCHFAARVGRSSLHRQVKGGSLPYEDEKFSYVAAVRAGGDDEGGTDGGHADAAAGGLSPAPAPARVVRRPQLRKGQVLLDLCTVEDGLRRETVTKRHGALYRAARDTDWGDAWPPPRHTPGEPGSAGDSDA